The window CCTTCGCGTCCGGGAAAAGCGCCTCCACCCTGGCGCCGTACCTCTTCCTCACCTCGTCCATCACGTCGTAGGTCTCCTGGTTCAGCCGCCCCGTGTCGAGCGTGAATATCCTCGCGTCGCGGCTTATATCCATGATCATGTCTATAAGCACCATGCCCTGCACCTGGAAGCTCGTGGCAAGGGCAACCCTTGGATGGAGGTTATCCACGGCCCACTTGAGGACCTCTCTCGCGCCCCTGCCCTCGAATTCGAGGTTAAGGGCCGCCGCCTCTTCCTTCCCGAAGCCCCTTTTCGGAGCCGCTTCTATCTCCTGGCTGCTGCTGGCAGTTGTTGAAATGCCGATTGCCGTCTACCTCCCTGGAAACGCTGTCAACCGTCTTATTATATATCGAAAAATTTTCTCTGCCGTGTCCGATCACACCGGCGTCCGCGCCCCGATTCCCGGTGCCGATACCGCCGGATTCTCCGAATCCGGCGGGCCCTCCCGGCCCTTCAGCCCCGAAAACCCTAGTATACCCGAAGCAGGCCCGGGGGTAAGCGCCCTGCCGGGCGTCCCGTCACTAAAGTTATGATAAATATATACCGCGCCGCGATTCATTTCTCCATGGAACCCCCGCGCCTCTTTTTCCCGGATTCGGGCCGGGAAAGCGCACGATTTCATGGAAGCCGCCTCTCACACACGAGAAATGGTTACAGAATAATTTGGCAATTTGGGGGCCACTTGCAATATCGAGTAATTTCAGCCTGTTGCATCAGTCGGGGCTCCGCTTCCTTGATTACATCATTACCAACCCGTATATTTTTGTTACAATAAATTAAATCCAGGAACAGCACCCGCACATGACAGGAAGAATTGGAATTCTCACCGAAGACCCGAGCCTCCCGGGCGAAATAGAGAGCGCGATCGATTTCGAGAAACCGGCCGTTTTCTCCAGGGCCGAAGACGTAAAAGATACCGACGTCCTCATACTCGACGCCGACACCTCGGGCATATCCAACCTTTCCGCGCTCAAGGACGACCACTTCGTCATCGTCGTCACGAACCAGCGCGGCACGAGATACCTCATAGAATCCATGACGTTCGGCGCGTTCGACTGCATATTCAGGCCGTTCGACGATTCCGGGCTCGAAGACTCCATAAAGCGGGCGCTAGGCATAAGCGCCGAGCTCGACGAGAGCCTGACGAACTTTCACGCGAGCGTCGAGGGGGCGTCGAGCGTAACCTGCGCCATAGTGGGCGACTCGCCCATGCTCCAGGAAGTCTGCAAGCTCATAGGCCAGGTCGGGAGGGTGGACGTCCCCGTCCTCATCACGGGCGAGAGCGGCACCGGCAAGGAGCTCGTCGCCGAATCGGTGTGGAAGGTCAGCACCAGGTGGGAAAAGCCGTTCGTCATACTAAACTGCGCCGCGATACCCGAGGCACTCCTCGAGGCCGAGCTCTTCGGGTACGAAAAGGGCGCGTTCACCGGCGCAAGCTCATCCCGCACCGGGAAGTTCGAGGAGGCCGACGGGGGAACGATCTTTCTCGACGAGCTCGGCGACATGCCGCTCTCGCTCCAGGCCAAGGTGCTCCGCGTCCTCCAGAGCGGGACGTTCCACAGGCTCGGCTCGAACAGGGAGATTTCGGTGGACGTCAGGATAATCTCGGCTACGAACAAGAACCTCGACAAGATGGTCAAGGAAGGGAAGTTCAGGGAAGACCTCTTCTTCCGTATAAACGTCGTCCGCATACACCTCCCCGCGCTCAGGGAAAGAAGGCGGGACATCCCGCTCCTTTACGAGTGCTTCACCAAGAGACACAGCAGCCAAATAGGGAAGGAGATAAAGGGCGTGAGCTCGAAGTTCCAGAAGATGCTCGTCGAGCACGACTGGCCGGGCAACGTGAGGGAGCTCGAAAACGTCATACGCAAGGCGATAGCCTTCACGAAAACCCCCTACCTCACGTCGTACGACCTCGAGCTCGGCCCGCGAAGGCAGACGTTCGAACCCGTCGTGGGCAACGTCTCGTACCAGGACGCGCTCCGAAGCTCGGTAAAGAACCTCCTCGGCTCCGACGGCAGCGAGGACGTATACGGCAAGATAGTCAGGGAAGCCGAAATAATTCTCCTCGAAGAGGCCCTCCAGGCGAGCGGGTGGAACCGCTCGCAGGCCGCGAGGGTGCTCGGCATCAACAGGCTGACGCTCCGAAGGAAATTAGAGGAATACGGCATCGGCGGCGAGCACGCCGCCGAAAGCGACTAGCCTTCCGCGGGGCCCGCGCTCACAATAGCTCAGAGATCCTGAATATCGAGTAGAGCTCCATTCCCATTTCCCGGAAGATCTCGTCGCCGCCCTCCTCGCGGTCCACTATGACGAGGACTTTTCTCGCCTCTACCCCTATCGACCTGACGGCGTCTACCGCCGTCAGGACGCTCCCGCCCGTCGTAACGACGTCCTCCACGACGGCGGCGACGTCCCCGGATTTGACCCCCCCTTCGACTACCTTCCCCGTCCCGTGCTCCTTCTCCCGCTTCCTCACCAGGAACCCGTTAAGCGGCTTCCCTATCCTGTGGCTCTCGGCTATAAGCGCGCCGACTATCGGGTCGGCCCCCATCGTCGGCCCGCCGACCGCGTTAATGCCAGGGTCCTTCAATATCTCTTCGAGGAATATGCCGGCCACGAGGCTCACCCCTTCGGGGTCGAGAGTCGTAAGGCGCGCGTCGATGTAGTAGCTGCTCTTCTTGCCCGAGGCGAGCGTGAACTCGCCCCTCAGTATCGAATTCCTGGCCAGTATTTCCTTGAGCCTTTCCCTGTTCTTCGTATCCATTGTCCGTTATCCGTGTGCGTGAATTTTGTGCCGGCGCCGAACGCGCCGCGTGTAAATCTCAGTCGCCCTGCGGCTCGAGCCCCCATATGCCGCCCGCGTATTCCGATATAGTCCTGTCGCTCGAAAATTTCCCCATTCGTGCGACGTTGAGTATCGCCTTCCGCGCCCATGTGTCCGGCTTCCTGTACTCGGCCCCGGCCAGCTCCTGCGTTTCCCTGTACGACTCGAAGTCCGCGACGTGGAAAAATACGTCCCCGTTCAGGACGAGGTATTCGTAGATCCACTTGAAGAGCCCGGGCTCGTCCCTGCAGAAAACGTCCGACTCGAAGGAATCCATCACCCTCTTCAGGTTCGGGTTCCCGGCGCACATCTGGCTCGGGTTGTAGCCGTGCGTCCGTTTGAGCTCCTTTATCTCCTCCGCCCCGAGGCCGAATATGAAGATATTCTCCTCCCCGACCTCCTCCCTTATCTCTATGTTCGCCCCGTCCATCGTCCCGATCGTCAGCGCGCCGTTGAGCGCGAGCTTCATGTTCCCCGTCCCCGACGCCTCCTTGCCCGCGGTCGATATCTGCTCGCTGAGGTCCGCCGCCGGGATGATCTTTTCGGCGAGCGTCACCCTGTAATCCGGCATGAACACGACCTTTATCCGGTCCTTCACTTTCGGGTCGGCGTTTATGACGGCGGCGACGCTGTTTATGAGCTTTATGATCTGCTTCGCCGCCCAGTACCCAGGGGCGGCCTTCCCCGCGAAGATGTACGTCCTCGGGACGTCGATCTCCTTCCCGTCCTCGACGATGCTGAAGTACTGGTGGATGATGTGCATTATGTTGAGGAGCTGGCGCTTGTACTCGTGGATCCTCTTTATCTGGACGTCGAACAGGCTCCCCGGGTCGACGGCCACCCTCGTCATCCTCTGTATCATTCCGGCGAGCGCCTCCTTGTTCCTCCGCTTGACGCCCATGAAGTCCGCCCGGAATCCCGCGTCGTCCGCGTAGGGCTCGAGCGCCTTCAGCCTGTAGAGGTCCGTAACCCATTCGCCGCCGACGGTGTCGTCTATGAGCCTGGACAGCCCGGGGTTACACAGGCGGAGCCACCTCCTCTGCGTGATGCCGTTCGTCTTGTTGTTGAATTTCTCGGGCCAGAGCTCGTAGAAGTCCGGCACGAGATCGGTCTTTATGAGCTCCGAGTGGAGCTCCGCCACCCCGTTCACCGAATGGCTCCCCACGATGGACAGGTGCGCCATCCTGACCTGCTTAGCGTGCCCCTCTTCGATGAGCGACATTTTCCTTATACGCTCTACCGAGTCCGGCCATTTCTGCTTGATCTTTTTAAGAAACCTGTCGTTTATGCCGTATATGATTTCGAGGTGCCTCGGTATCACGCGCTCCAGGAGCGACACCGGCCATTTCTCCATCGCCTCGGGCAGAAGCGTGTGGTTCGTGAACCCGAACGTCGATTCCGTTATCTGCCACGCCGCGTTCCACTGCATACCGTTCTCGTCGACGAGTATCCTCATGAGCTCGGCGATGGCCAGCGCCGGGTGCGTGTCGTTGAGCTGGATGGCGACCTTGGCCGGAAAGCTGCCGAAACCGGAATGCGAGGCGGTGAAGCGCCTCACGATATCCCTCACGGCGCACGCGACGAGGAAGTACTCCTGCACG is drawn from Thermodesulfobacteriota bacterium and contains these coding sequences:
- a CDS encoding sigma-54 dependent transcriptional regulator, with the translated sequence MTGRIGILTEDPSLPGEIESAIDFEKPAVFSRAEDVKDTDVLILDADTSGISNLSALKDDHFVIVVTNQRGTRYLIESMTFGAFDCIFRPFDDSGLEDSIKRALGISAELDESLTNFHASVEGASSVTCAIVGDSPMLQEVCKLIGQVGRVDVPVLITGESGTGKELVAESVWKVSTRWEKPFVILNCAAIPEALLEAELFGYEKGAFTGASSSRTGKFEEADGGTIFLDELGDMPLSLQAKVLRVLQSGTFHRLGSNREISVDVRIISATNKNLDKMVKEGKFREDLFFRINVVRIHLPALRERRRDIPLLYECFTKRHSSQIGKEIKGVSSKFQKMLVEHDWPGNVRELENVIRKAIAFTKTPYLTSYDLELGPRRQTFEPVVGNVSYQDALRSSVKNLLGSDGSEDVYGKIVREAEIILLEEALQASGWNRSQAARVLGINRLTLRRKLEEYGIGGEHAAESD
- the pyrE gene encoding orotate phosphoribosyltransferase; this encodes MDTKNRERLKEILARNSILRGEFTLASGKKSSYYIDARLTTLDPEGVSLVAGIFLEEILKDPGINAVGGPTMGADPIVGALIAESHRIGKPLNGFLVRKREKEHGTGKVVEGGVKSGDVAAVVEDVVTTGGSVLTAVDAVRSIGVEARKVLVIVDREEGGDEIFREMGMELYSIFRISELL
- a CDS encoding glycogen/starch/alpha-glucan phosphorylase, yielding MSDRSPYLKDSADSSAFRTRILYHLKYSLGKRMSQASSEDLFRSVSLAVRELLIDGMFDTAEKYDRTDPKRAYILSLEYLTGRALANNLINLGAFDMCADALKSLGIDLTDLAETEGDPALGNGGLGRLVACFLDSIATLRLPGFGYGINYDYGIFRQTVVDGYQVEQPDHWLGEESPWLIERGDEICVVPIYGRVKIEKDVSGNYRPFWRDWKFLYGVPYDMPVAGYGTGTVNYLRLYSARSSNEFDMKIFNSGDYMKAVEQKMTSETISKVLYPSDTVEQGKELRVVQEYFLVACAVRDIVRRFTASHSGFGSFPAKVAIQLNDTHPALAIAELMRILVDENGMQWNAAWQITESTFGFTNHTLLPEAMEKWPVSLLERVIPRHLEIIYGINDRFLKKIKQKWPDSVERIRKMSLIEEGHAKQVRMAHLSIVGSHSVNGVAELHSELIKTDLVPDFYELWPEKFNNKTNGITQRRWLRLCNPGLSRLIDDTVGGEWVTDLYRLKALEPYADDAGFRADFMGVKRRNKEALAGMIQRMTRVAVDPGSLFDVQIKRIHEYKRQLLNIMHIIHQYFSIVEDGKEIDVPRTYIFAGKAAPGYWAAKQIIKLINSVAAVINADPKVKDRIKVVFMPDYRVTLAEKIIPAADLSEQISTAGKEASGTGNMKLALNGALTIGTMDGANIEIREEVGEENIFIFGLGAEEIKELKRTHGYNPSQMCAGNPNLKRVMDSFESDVFCRDEPGLFKWIYEYLVLNGDVFFHVADFESYRETQELAGAEYRKPDTWARKAILNVARMGKFSSDRTISEYAGGIWGLEPQGD